From Mycobacterium lacus, one genomic window encodes:
- a CDS encoding DUF58 domain-containing protein — MILTGRTGLLALTFVLPIALSPWPAKAFVMLLAALALLVVVDTALAASTRRLRFVRSPDASARLGQQVDAGLLIHNDGGRMFRGQVRDAWPPSARAQPRTHTVVLAAGQRQRVVTALRPVRRGDQRAAVVTARSVGPLGLAGRQSSQQVPGQVRVLPPFLSRKHLPSRLAKLREIDGLLPTLIRGQGTEFDSLREYVVGDDVRSIDWRATARRADVMVRTWRPERDRRVVLVLDTGRMAAGRVGVDPTVADPAGWPRLDWSMDAALLLAALASRAGDHVDFLAHDRVSRAGVFGASRTELLAQLVDAMAPLQPVLVESDWRAMIATIARRTRHRSLVVLLTDLNLTALDEGLLPVLPQLSAKHHVLVAAVADPRVDQLAAGRSDAAAVYDAAAAERARNDRHAIATRLRMNGVDVVDAGPREIAPALADRYLAMKATGRL; from the coding sequence ATGATACTGACCGGGCGCACCGGCCTGTTGGCCCTGACCTTCGTCCTGCCGATCGCGCTGTCCCCTTGGCCGGCAAAGGCTTTCGTCATGTTGCTGGCGGCACTGGCGCTATTGGTGGTCGTCGATACCGCGCTGGCGGCCAGTACCCGTCGGTTGCGCTTCGTCCGTTCGCCAGACGCCTCGGCCCGCCTCGGCCAGCAGGTGGATGCGGGCCTGCTGATCCACAATGACGGCGGACGCATGTTTCGAGGCCAGGTTCGCGACGCCTGGCCGCCCAGCGCGCGCGCCCAGCCGCGCACCCACACCGTCGTCCTGGCTGCCGGGCAGCGCCAGCGCGTGGTCACCGCGCTGCGACCGGTGCGCCGCGGCGATCAGCGCGCGGCCGTGGTCACCGCCCGATCGGTCGGGCCGCTGGGGTTGGCCGGGCGGCAGAGCTCGCAGCAGGTGCCCGGCCAAGTCCGGGTGCTGCCGCCGTTCCTGTCGCGCAAGCACCTGCCGTCGCGGCTGGCCAAGCTGCGCGAGATCGACGGGCTGCTGCCGACGCTGATCCGCGGGCAAGGCACCGAATTCGACTCGCTGCGCGAGTATGTCGTCGGCGATGACGTCCGCTCGATCGACTGGCGCGCCACCGCGCGGCGCGCGGACGTCATGGTTCGCACGTGGCGCCCCGAACGTGATCGGCGGGTCGTTCTGGTGCTCGACACCGGGCGCATGGCGGCGGGCCGGGTCGGAGTCGATCCGACCGTCGCCGATCCCGCGGGATGGCCCCGGCTGGACTGGTCGATGGACGCCGCGCTGCTGCTGGCCGCGCTGGCGTCACGGGCCGGCGACCACGTCGACTTCCTCGCCCACGACCGCGTGAGCCGGGCCGGCGTGTTTGGCGCGTCGCGCACCGAACTGCTCGCCCAACTGGTCGACGCGATGGCCCCGCTGCAGCCCGTCCTCGTCGAATCCGACTGGCGGGCAATGATTGCCACCATCGCCCGCCGCACCCGGCATCGGTCACTGGTGGTGCTGCTGACCGACCTCAACTTGACCGCTCTCGACGAGGGCCTGCTGCCGGTGCTACCGCAGCTGTCGGCCAAACACCACGTGCTGGTCGCCGCCGTTGCTGACCCACGCGTCGACCAACTGGCCGCCGGGCGCTCCGACGCGGCGGCGGTGTACGACGCGGCCGCTGCCGAACGCGCCCGCAACGACCGGCACGCGATCGCGACGCGACTGCGCATGAACGGTGTGGACGTCGTCGACGCCGGGCCCAGGGAAATCGCGCCCGCGCTCGCCGACCGCTACCTGGCGATGAAGGCAACCGGGCGGCTCTAG